The Pseudomonas sp. IAC-BECa141 genome contains the following window.
AAGGCCACTCGAGCCTGGGTCATGAGCTACCTCGCCGAAGAACTCGGCAAACTCGACGGCAAACAGTCGGTTCGCGTCGCCGCCACCGCCAACGTCGTGTTGAACGGTGCGCAGCAGATCGACGGCGTGGCGGTGATCGCCGGCGACCGCGTGTTGCTGCCGAACCAGACCCTGGCCAAGGACAACGGGCTGTGGGTCGTCGCCAACGGCGACTGGACTCGAGCGAATGATGCCAACGTCAGCGCCAAGGTCACGCCGGGCCTGACGGTGATGGTGGAAGAGGGCACGCTCAACGGCGATTCGCTGTGGCACCTGACCACCAATGCGCCGATTACCCTCGGCACCACTGCGCTGACATTCAAGATGCTCGCGGGGCGTACCGGGATTGCTGCCGGGACTTACAAGAGTCTGAGCGTCGACGAATATGGCCGCGCGACGGCCGGCTCGAACCCCGACACGCTGGCCGGTTTTGGCATCAAGGATTCGTACACCAAGGCTGAAGTCGAGGCGCTGATTGCCAAGGCTTCAGCGCTGCCGGTGGGTTCGATTGTTGCCTTCCCTGTCGATACGCCGCCACCGGGTTTTCTGGAGCTGGACAACAGCGTCAAGAGCAGCGCGACCTACCCGGACTTGAGCGCCTATCTGGGCGGCAAGTTCAACAAGGGGGATGAGGGTGTCGGGAATTTCCGGTTGCCTGAGGCGCGTGGGGAATTCTTGCGCGGTTGGGATCATGGGCGTGGGGTGGATGCGGGTCGGGCGATTGGGTCATCTCAGATGGGGACAGTGACAGCCTTTGACAGCAACCCGAATCCGAACCTTACGGTCGAAGTTGTTCAGGCAACGGTGGCGGCAGCTCAGGCAGATGTATTCATACCCGCTGATTATCCCGGCGTCGCCAGATCGTACACCACTGCAGGTGCTGTATCTTCGCCTGTATTGGTCGATGGCGGTGTTGTGAGACCACGCAACATCGCAGTCATGTGGTGCATTAAAGCTTGGAACGCTCCGGTCAATCAGGGAAGCATTGATGTAGCGGCACTGGTCAAGGAAGTTTCCCGGCTTGGATCTGCCGTTCCGGTGGGCGCCGTCATGGCGTTCCCGACGGGGATCGTGCCTCCGGGTTTTCTTGAGCTGGATGGCAGTGTGCAGAGCACTGCGATTTATCCGGATCTGGCGACGTATCTTGGTACGAAATTCAACAAGGGTGATGAGGGCACCGGTAACTTCCGTTTGCCGGAGTCTCGCGGAGAATTCCTGCGTGGCTGGGATCATGGTCGCGGGATCGATATAGGTCGCGGGCTCGGTAGCTGGCAGGCGGATGACAACAAGGCTCACGCCCACACATACACCCGGATTCCCGTTTTCGGCAATACCGGTGGCGCCAACGCCGCGGGTATCGTTGCCGACAATGGAACGCAGACAGGCAGTTCCAACTTCGCCAGCTACATGAACACGTCGGGAGGCAGCGAGGCGCGACCACGCAACCTCGCCGTCATGTGGTGCATCAAGGCCTGGAACGCGCCGATCAATCAGGGAAGCATCGACGTCGCCGCACTGGCCAATGAAGTCGCACAGCTCAAATCCTCCGTACCGGTCGGTGCTGTCCTGTCGTTTCCAATGGGTGTCGTTCCTGCCGGTTATCTTGAACTGGATGGAAGTGTGCAGAGCATTGCGACCTATCCGGATCTGGCGGCTTATCTCGGTACAAAGTTCAACAAGGGCGATGAGGGTGCGGGCAACTTCCGGTTGCCGGAGTCTCGCGGCGAGTTCCTGCGTGGCTGGGATCATGGGCGCGGAGTGGACGTCGGTCGGACGGTTGGTAGCTCTCAGGCTGACGAGCTTAAATCTCACAATCACGGTTTCTCTGCACCGACATCCATCGCAGCATCAGGCGGATCCACGGGCATCATTCTTTCTGCAACGGGCACTCCAAACTGGTCTACGACGAATACCGGTGGAAGTGAAACTCGCCCTCGCAACCTCGCCGTCATGTGGTGCATCAAAGCCTGGAACGCACCGGTCAATCAGGGAAGCATTGATGTCGCAGCGCTAGCTCCTCTGGCCCAGCAAGCGACCGAAATCAAACAAGGCACAGCCAAACTCGCCACTCAGGCGCTGACCGATGCCGGGGCTGACGACACCACAATCGTGACACCCAAAAAACTCCGCTGGGGATTTCAGATTCTCAAGGAAATCAACGGGTACATCATTTTCCCGTCCTGGCTCGGGGGCCTGATCATTCAGTGGGGCAGGGTCTCCGGAAATGGTGGTACGGACATCGCCACTGCCTTCCCGATTGCTTTTCCAAATGGCATGTACAGCCTGAACGCGACGTTGAACTACACACCAGGGTCGGCAGTGAACGGGTATGTGGATGTCGGTGTGTCAAATCTCACTTCGTTTTATGGAAAACATACCTTTCCCGGGGTCACGGTCTTTCATTGGGTCGCGGTGGGCAGTTAAGGAGAGATCATGAAATACGCACTGTTTGACGAGAATTCGAACTTGCAAACCTGCCTGATTGAAGGGGTTCACCCGATTCCCGCGTCGGCAGTCAAAGTCGATGACAAGTTGTTTATCAGGTTGACCCAGGAAGCCGACGGCATCTGGCGTCGAGTAGGCGATGAAATTGTCAAAACGCCTTTCCCACAAGTAACTCCTGATTATGCGCAACGGGTCGCCGATGAGCGCTATGAGCGGGAGGACGCGATCGTTTCTGTGGAAGGTTTAACTGTTGCAACCTCCCGTGAAAGCGCGGGGATGATCTATGGCGCTGGCATCTCGGCGATCCTCGATCCTGATTACCGCTGCAACTTCAAAACGCTCGAAGGTTTCGTCGAGATAGGCGCGCAGCAGATTCTCGCGATTGCCAAAGCCGTCAGGGCGCACGTGCAGGCTTGTTTCGATCGCGAACTGGAGTTGCTCCAGGCAATCGAGCGCGGCACGTACTCCGATGAAATGCTTAAGGAAGGCTGGCCCGATTCCATGCCAGTTTCACCGACCTCCGAGCCTCAATAAAACGCCCCGCACCCCGGGGCGTTTTATTGTCCGTCAAAAACACCCAACACCCGCCAAGCCCCTCCCAACGAGGGGCTTTCCCGTTTATGGAGAAACGAAAAATGGCAACCCGCCAAACCTACACCGTGCTCGTTCCATTCCCCACCGGCGGTGGGCACTGGTCGAGTGTCGGCCAGGAACTCGATCTGCTCGATGTCGAGGCCAGTGCCCTGCACAGCGCCGGTCGACTGGAGCTGAAAACACCTACCACCAAGGCCGTTAAGGCCGCTGCCAAGAAGGCTGACTGACTATGGCTGAGGTTCTGAACTTCGAGCACAACGGCATTACCGTCAATGCCACCGAATCCCCCGAGGCCATGGGTGGCCTGGGTGACAACGTCATCGGTCTGGTCGGCACCGCGCCGAAAGCCGATCCGCTGATTCCGCGCAACGCACCGTTTCGCATCAACAGCTTCACCACTCACGCGCTGCTCGATCCGACCGGTGCGGAAGAGGGCACCCTGTACCACGCCGTTTACCAGATCCTCAAAGTGGTCAAGGTGCCGGTGTATGTGGTGATCGTCGAAGCGGGCGCCACCCCAAGCGATACCGTCAACGCAGTGATCGGCGGCATCGAGCCAGTGACCGGCCGCAAGCTCGGTCTGGCTGCGCTGGGCAGCGTACCGGAAGACCTGACCATCATCGGCGCGCCAGGCTTCACCGGCACCAAGGCAGTGGCCAGCGAGTTCGCCTCGTTCGGCAAGCGCATCAAGGCCCGTGTGGTGCTGGACGGCAAGGATGTCTCGGTTGCTGACCAGGTGCTGTACAGCCAGGAACTGGGCGGCGCGGATCTGGGTTTCGACCGTTGCCTGGTGGTGCACAACATGCCGGCTGTGTACTCGAAAGCGGCGAAGAAAAACGTGTTCCTCGCGCCATCGAGCCTGGCAATCGCCGCGCTGGCCAAGGTCAAGCAATGGGAAAGCCCGGGCAACCAGGTGACCTACGCCGAAGACGTGTCGCGGGTCGTTGAGTACAACATCCTCGACACCTCCACTGAAGGCGATCTGCTCAACCGCTACGGCGTCAGCTACTACGCCCGCACCATCCTTGGCGGCTTCTCGCTGCTGGGCAACCGCTCGATCACCGGCAAGTTCATCAGCTACGTCGGTCTGGAAGACGCCATCAGCCGAAAGCTGGTGAAGGCCGGCCAGAAAGCCATGGCCAAGAACCTGACCAAGTCGTTCATGGATCAGGAAGTCAAACGCATCAACGACTGGCTGCAGACCCTGGTCGCCGACGAAACCATTCCCGGCGGCAGCGTGTATCTGCACCCGGAACTCAACAGCGTCGAGAAGTACAAGAACGGCACCTGGTACGTGGTCATCGATTACGGCCGCTACGCGCCGAACGAACACATGGTTTATCAACTCAACGCCCGCGATGAAATCATCGAGCAGTTCCTGGAGGACGTTCTCTAATGTTTACCAACCGCGTAAGACAGGCCATCGCGGCCACCCTGCAAGGCCTGCCGCTGTCGGCGACCGTGGAAGAATTCACTCCGCCGAAGATCGACTTCGACATGGAAAGCATGACGGGCGGGCGCTTCATCGTTGAGGAAATGGCCAAGAGCGCCAAGCCGTTGAACGCCACGCTCAAGTTGCAAGGCACCGGCGCTGAAGTGCTGCTGGCGATGGGCGTGAAACTGGGCGACGACATTCTGCTGAACGTGCGTGAAGCCGGTCAGGATCAGGACGGCAACACCTGGTTCACCTATCACACCATCGGCGGCAAGCTCAAAACCATGGGTGAGGAAGCAATCAAAATGGGTGGCAAAGCCCTGACAACTCTTGAGTTCTCTTGCCGCACCTACAACCGCCTGGAAAACGGCATTCCGGTGATCGACATCGACGTGCGCACCCAGAAGTTCGTGCTCAACGGCGTCGACATCCTCGGTGATGCCCGTCGTGCGGTGCTGATGCCGTAAGCCTTTCGGCAGATCAGGCACAAAACCTGTGGGCGTTCATGCCCACAGGAATCTTCAAGAACACCCAAGGAATTCCTTTCATGTCGTGGATGCCACCCAAGCATGACCTGTTGTCGCCGATCACCGGTGACGACGGCTCGCAGATCGAATCGATCCAGCTCAAGCCGCTGTTCTACGCCGCCCAGAAAGAAGCGCTGGAACGCGCCGGCGACGATGAGGACGACCAGTTCTTCGAACTGGCGCTGCTGGCCACCGGCTTGTCGGTCAAGGAACTCGACCAGCTCAAGCGTCCGGACTACGTGACGATCGCGCAGTACGTACACGAGATGTCGACCCGTCCGGCGTCGTACTTTCTCGACCTGGTCGAAGATGCGGAGAAATCCGACGATCCCGACCAGGTGCAACTGCTGCAACCGCTCGCCGTCACCGGCCGCACCGTGACTTCGCTGAGTCTGGAAATGCCGGCGCTGCGGGCCACCAAAGTGATGAAGAAACTGAAAACGGCCAAGGA
Protein-coding sequences here:
- a CDS encoding phage tail protein translates to MAEVLNFEHNGITVNATESPEAMGGLGDNVIGLVGTAPKADPLIPRNAPFRINSFTTHALLDPTGAEEGTLYHAVYQILKVVKVPVYVVIVEAGATPSDTVNAVIGGIEPVTGRKLGLAALGSVPEDLTIIGAPGFTGTKAVASEFASFGKRIKARVVLDGKDVSVADQVLYSQELGGADLGFDRCLVVHNMPAVYSKAAKKNVFLAPSSLAIAALAKVKQWESPGNQVTYAEDVSRVVEYNILDTSTEGDLLNRYGVSYYARTILGGFSLLGNRSITGKFISYVGLEDAISRKLVKAGQKAMAKNLTKSFMDQEVKRINDWLQTLVADETIPGGSVYLHPELNSVEKYKNGTWYVVIDYGRYAPNEHMVYQLNARDEIIEQFLEDVL
- a CDS encoding tail fiber protein codes for the protein MADYYTLLTNAGIAYETACKAAGLPIKLTQISVGDGGGAVYNPAATATALKREVWRGPLNALFQDEKNPSWLLAEVTIPPDVGGWYVREAGLWTDTGILYAIVKYPESFKPVLATSGSGKEFYIRSIFETSNASLVTLLIDDTVVKATRAWVMSYLAEELGKLDGKQSVRVAATANVVLNGAQQIDGVAVIAGDRVLLPNQTLAKDNGLWVVANGDWTRANDANVSAKVTPGLTVMVEEGTLNGDSLWHLTTNAPITLGTTALTFKMLAGRTGIAAGTYKSLSVDEYGRATAGSNPDTLAGFGIKDSYTKAEVEALIAKASALPVGSIVAFPVDTPPPGFLELDNSVKSSATYPDLSAYLGGKFNKGDEGVGNFRLPEARGEFLRGWDHGRGVDAGRAIGSSQMGTVTAFDSNPNPNLTVEVVQATVAAAQADVFIPADYPGVARSYTTAGAVSSPVLVDGGVVRPRNIAVMWCIKAWNAPVNQGSIDVAALVKEVSRLGSAVPVGAVMAFPTGIVPPGFLELDGSVQSTAIYPDLATYLGTKFNKGDEGTGNFRLPESRGEFLRGWDHGRGIDIGRGLGSWQADDNKAHAHTYTRIPVFGNTGGANAAGIVADNGTQTGSSNFASYMNTSGGSEARPRNLAVMWCIKAWNAPINQGSIDVAALANEVAQLKSSVPVGAVLSFPMGVVPAGYLELDGSVQSIATYPDLAAYLGTKFNKGDEGAGNFRLPESRGEFLRGWDHGRGVDVGRTVGSSQADELKSHNHGFSAPTSIAASGGSTGIILSATGTPNWSTTNTGGSETRPRNLAVMWCIKAWNAPVNQGSIDVAALAPLAQQATEIKQGTAKLATQALTDAGADDTTIVTPKKLRWGFQILKEINGYIIFPSWLGGLIIQWGRVSGNGGTDIATAFPIAFPNGMYSLNATLNYTPGSAVNGYVDVGVSNLTSFYGKHTFPGVTVFHWVAVGS
- a CDS encoding DUF4376 domain-containing protein; its protein translation is MKYALFDENSNLQTCLIEGVHPIPASAVKVDDKLFIRLTQEADGIWRRVGDEIVKTPFPQVTPDYAQRVADERYEREDAIVSVEGLTVATSRESAGMIYGAGISAILDPDYRCNFKTLEGFVEIGAQQILAIAKAVRAHVQACFDRELELLQAIERGTYSDEMLKEGWPDSMPVSPTSEPQ
- a CDS encoding phage major tail tube protein produces the protein MFTNRVRQAIAATLQGLPLSATVEEFTPPKIDFDMESMTGGRFIVEEMAKSAKPLNATLKLQGTGAEVLLAMGVKLGDDILLNVREAGQDQDGNTWFTYHTIGGKLKTMGEEAIKMGGKALTTLEFSCRTYNRLENGIPVIDIDVRTQKFVLNGVDILGDARRAVLMP
- a CDS encoding phage tail assembly protein is translated as MSWMPPKHDLLSPITGDDGSQIESIQLKPLFYAAQKEALERAGDDEDDQFFELALLATGLSVKELDQLKRPDYVTIAQYVHEMSTRPASYFLDLVEDAEKSDDPDQVQLLQPLAVTGRTVTSLSLEMPALRATKVMKKLKTAKERAEFITAHCTGLMIPDLALMSVPDWTQLQVRIDDFLNQPAAFFQNATSK